The Megasphaera vaginalis (ex Bordigoni et al. 2020) region CTTTGGGAGAAGCTTTGGCTGTAGCGATGGTTATTGGCCAGATGAAAGTTTTCCCGACGTCCCTCTTCCTGCCGGCCAGCACCTTGACGACGGCCATTGCTTCCGATATGGGCGGAGCGATGGAAGGCGGCGAATACAGTGCTGCCCTTTGGACAATGGCGCTTCTGCTCTTCATTTTATCGTTCGTGTTTATTTATCTCATTCACAGAATTCACAGTGCATCCGAATTGAAAGGACGGTCATAAAGCGATGAATTTGGCTCATAAAAAACGGGTCGATAAAATAATGACCTTGCTTCTCTTCGGCGGTGCGGCTTTCTCCGTCATCCTCCTCATTGCCTTTGTCGGCTTTGTCATCGGTCAGGGTTTCGGCGGCATGAAGCTGTCTATGCTGTCATTCTCCGGCAGCGGCTTGGGCAATATGTTCTTTAATACCATATATTTGGTGTTCCTGGCCCTCATCGGCAGCGCCATAACGGGAATTCCTGCCGGTATCTTTTTGGCCGAATATGCCGGTCACGGAAAGATTACCGAGTGGGTTCGCATGGCTGTTGAAACGTTGGCTTCCTTGCCGTCTATCGTTGTCGGGCTGTTCGGGTACTTGGCATTCATCGTTTTGACCGGATCGCAGTGGAATTTGTTTGCCGGCGCCATGGCCGTTTCCATTCTGACCCTGCCTTTGGTCACATCCGTTACGGAAGATGCATTGCGCAATTTGCCGGACAGTTATCGGCAAGGCAGTCTCGGTCTCGGCGCGTCTCATTGGCAGACTATTTGGCGCGTGCTCTTGCCGGCGTGTTTTCCGCGGATCATGACCGGTCTTATTATGGCGGCTGGACGAGGGTTCGGTGAAGCGGCGGCGTTGATGTTTACAGCCGGCATGTCGACGGATATCAACTGGAACAACTGGGACATCATGTCACGGACGTGTCCGCTTAACCCCTTTCGACCGGGCGAAACGCTGGCACTTCATATTTGGTCGCTGCGTACGGAAGCGCTGCATCCCGACGCCGTTCAATTAGCAGGCGCTTCTTCCGCCATTTTGATGATACTGGTCGTATCTTTCAGCTTGGCGGCCCGCTATCTCAGTTGGCGGATTGACAGAAAATTAGGAGGAAATAAATGATGACGGATTTGACGACGACACTGGGCGGTGCAGGGACGACGATCTCGGCCGGCAAATATACCGCTGCCGACATCGGTGATATGGCGGCGGAGAAATCGCAGGAATACACGTTTGATGTCAGCGGGCTCGACTTGTTCTACGACAAGACGCAGGCCTTGAAAAACGTTAATATGAAAATCAAGCAGCATGAGATCACGGCGCTGATCGGGCCTTCAGGGTGCGGTAAATCCACCTTTCTGAAGACGCTGAACAGAATGAATGACCTGATTGAATGCTGCCACGTTACGGGAAAAATTCTCTTTGAAGGAAAAGATATTTTCAGCGAAATGGATGCGCTGGCCTTGCGCTATCGGGTCGGGATGGTTTTTCAGCAGCCGACGCCGTTTCCGAAAAGCGTTTTTGAAAATGTCGCTTACGGGCCGCGTGTCCAAGGTATTACCAACAAAAAGGAATTGGCGCAGATCGTTGAAGAAAGTCTGAAGCAGGCCGTTATTTGGGATGAAATGAAGGACCGCCTTCACGAAAGCGCACTGGGCCTTTCCGGCGGTCAGCAGCAGCGGCTTTGCATCGCCCGCACCTTGGCGGCGCGGCCGTCCGTTATCCTCATGGATGAACCGACATCGGCCTTGGACCCGATTTCCACGCAGAAGATCGAAGATTTGGCGCTTGAATTAAAGCAAAAATACACGATCGTCATCGTGACGCACAGCATGCAGCAGGCAAAGCGTATTTCCGATAAAACCGGCTTTTTCCTCTTAGGAGAACTGGTTGAATTTTCGAATACTGTCGACATGTTTACGCAGCCGTCGAATGAGAAGACGGAAGCCTATATTACGGGCCGGTTCGGATGATGGAGGCAACGGAATGTTAGAAGTATATGAACTGAAAATAAAAGAGCTTGAAGAAAAAATCAATCAGCTCAGCGCGGCCATTGAAACGGCCGTCGATAAAACCTGGGAAGGGATCGAGTCGATGGATGAAAAGATCGCCGACGAAGTATACCGCGGCGATGATCTGATCGATTCCTTGGTGCGGGACTGCATGAAAGAGGACATGACTATCAGTCTGATGCAGAGTCCTGTCGCCGCCGATTGGCGCAAATTAATGGCAACTTTTAAAATCCTCTCCGATTTGGAACGTATTGCCGATCATTGCGCCGATATCAGTCATTACGTCCTTCATTTGAAACGGTTTCCCCCGGTACCGCAGCCGCCGTCACAACTGAAAGAGATGTATGACGTCATGCGGGCCATGGTGCGTGAATCAATTGCGATGTATAAAGGCGAAGGGCAGGAACGGGCCGAGTTGATGAAGGATCGCGATGACATGGTGGATACCGCTTTCAGCAACAGTGTCGAAGAAATTTCCCGTTACTTGACGGAAACACCGGATTATGCGCATCAATATGTGGATTACCTGTCTATTATCAAGTATATTGAACGGATGGCGGATCATGCCAATAATATTGCCGAATGGGTTATTTACCGGGAACGCAATGAGATTCTGGCGTAAGTTTTGATCAGGGAGTGCGAAAATAGCTCCTTTTGTACGGTTGCCGTGCGCGTTTGGGTGTATGAAACGGAATATTAATAAAAAAAAGACAGATATCAGTCGATATCTGTCTTTTTTTTATTAATATTCCGGAGGCATTGATTTCTTTGTACGCGGCAGGGAGAGTGATTCACCGGGAGATTCGTGATATTTCACAGGCGGTGCGGTAAAGCCTTTGCCGACGACTTCACTGGCATCGCTGATGATGATGAATGCCTGCGGATCTATCTTATTTACCAGCTCTTTGACCTTGGAAACCTCTGTCAACTTGATAACGGCGTAGATAATTTCCTTTTCCTGCATCGTGTAAGCGCCTTTGCCGGCCAAGTACGTAGCGCCGTGGCCGATGTAACGCATGAGGATTTTGGCAATCGTTTCGGATTGATTGGAAATGATCAGCACCGATTTGCGTTGCTGCAACCCGACGACGACTTTATTGGTTATGTACGTGGAAATAAAGGTGGCGGAGAAGGTGAGCACTGCGAGTTCCAAGGAGAACATGTAGGCTGCAAACAGCAGGATGACCGTATTTAAAGCCATTACGGCATTGCCCATTTCCAGCGAATAGAATTTTTTGATAATGGCGCCGAGAACATCCAATCCGCCTGTGTTGCCGTTATACTTGTAGATGATTCCCATGGCGATCCCGTTTAGGATACCGCCGGCGATGGCGGCAATGATCGGCTCCTGTATCAACTGCGTTTGGCTCGTGAAGGACATGGCGTCGATCATGGCAGAGTAAATAAAGGTGCCGATAATACTTAACAAGGTATAGCTGCGCCCCATGTATTTATAACAGCCGATCATGATGGGGACGTTGATCAGCAGGTTGCTGATGCCGATGGGAAATCCCAGGGCGTAATACAGCATGATTGCCACGCCGCTGATGCCGCTGCTGAGCAGGTGGTGAGGTAAAAAGAACGCATTGATACTGATTGCGGACAGGAGACTGCCGACAGTGGTTGCGACGTAGGGAATCGCCGCGGCTTTCCAGGAAAACGGTTCGGAATTACTCATGATGTTACCGCCTTTTCTGCCAATTACAAATGATTGAAAATAGTGTAAAATGTAGCTATAATGAAAAAGTATGTACTGTGAAAAGGATTATTGAAAATCCGAAAGATCGTCGCCTGCTTATTATTATAGCATGAACCCTTATGACATAGAAAGCACTGCGGCGGCAATGAGATGGGAGATAACGATGATTGAAGAAACAGGCTGCGGCAAGATCAACCTGGCCTTGGCCATTACGGGGCGACGACCTGACGGGTATCATGAAATCGATACGGTGTTCCAATCGATTGCGCTTCATGATACGATACGCTTAACGGAAGCCGAACGGTTCACGCTCACCTGTTCGGATAAAATGCTTCCTTGCAATGAAGAAAATTTGGCTTATCGCGCTTATCAAGCCCTGCTGCCTTACCGCTCGGGCGACCGGGGGGTTCATATCCACATTGAAAAGCGGCTTCCCGTTGCCGCAGGGCTGGCCGGAGGAAGTGCGGATTGCGCCGCCGTCCTGCGTGGATTGAACAGGCTTTGGGAGCTGGGGCTTTCGTCGGACGCGTTGGCTCGTATCGGCGCCGGTCTCGGTGCTGATGTTCCTTTTTGTGTTTACGGCGGCACGATGCATGGCCGCGGCATTGGGGAACGATTGGAGGCGTTGCCGCCGCTGCCGCCTTGGCAGGTCCTGCTCGTTCATCCCCGCTTGGAGGTGCACACGAATCAGGCCTATGCCCTTTACGATAAAAGAGACGATATTCGGGAGATTAGCGTCGAAGCGGTTGTTGCTGCTGTGCGGCAGCGAAATTTCCGAAATCTCCTGGCGGCAATAAACAATACCTTTGAGGACCTTGTCGTGCCGCAGCACGCGGTTCTTATCGAATTGAAGAGGATACTGAAGGCGGCCGGTTTCGCCGCCTTATTGTCGGGAAGCGGGCCGACCTTTTTTGCCTTATTATCGCCTGAGCATCAACATGAAAATATGCAGGAGCGCTTTGGAACGCTTTGCGGCGATGCCGATATATTTTTGACCACCTTAGCTAAAGGAGACGGAACTTCATATGAAGAGTAATGTGAGACATCGGACCTTGGAACCCATTAAACTGGATGCCTATAAGCCGTTGCGTGAAGTTGTCAGCCAGGCGTTGCGGCAGGCGATTAAAGACGGGGTTCTGTTGCCCGGCGAACGATTGATGGAGATTCAGTTGGCAGAAGAATTGGGCGTCAGCCGGACGCCGATACGCGAAGCCATACGGATACTCGAACAGGAAGGCTTTATTGTCATGGTACCGCGGCGCGGTACCTATGTCGCCGATATTTCCTTAAAAGATATTGCGCAAGTTTTCGAAATTCGCAGCGCTCTGGAAGAGTTGGCGGCAGGATTGGCGGCAGAACGGATCACGCCTGATGAATTGGAACAGTTGGAACGGATTCTGGTAGAGATTAATGAATTCATTGCCCACGATGAATTTGACAAGATCGTCGATGCCGATATTCGTTTTCACGAGATACTTTATCAGGCCAGCCGCAATGACCGGCTAGTTGATATCCTGCATAATTTGCGGGAACAAATGCTGCGTTTCCGTTCCATTTCCATGCACTATCCGGGGCGGTTGGCCGCAACCTGGGAAGAGCATCGCCGCCTGGTTGAATTCATTGCCGACAAAAACAGCTCCATGGCCCGAAAAGTGGCTAAGAAACACATGGAAAATTCGGAAAAAACATTATTGAAGGGGATCAGCAAAGACGAGGCATCAGCCCGTATTGTTCATGAATTATTTCCGCATTGAGGGGGAAGGGGTCTGCTATGTTGACACAAATTTTTTCGTTATTTCACAAAAAAACGGAAACGATGGATGAATTTGAAGAATTTCTTTTTGTACTGGCAACGATTTTATTCGGCCTGCTCTTTGTTCGCGTTTTAGTCGCGCTGATTATGGGGCGCTGGAATTTATTTTAAGGAGTCGATCGGTTTATGAAGACATATGCTTTGCCTTGCGGTAAAGAGACAGAAACGGTTTCATTAGATGAAACACATGTTCTCTATGACCTGCACGGCCGTAAGACGGCGGCCGTGACAGATGAAACGGCCGCTATCCGGCAGGCGTTGCGAGCGCCTGTCGGCAGTGCGCCGCTGCGTGAATTGGTGCGTCCAGGAGAGACAGTCGCCATCGTCGTCAGTGATATTACCCGCTTGGTTCATACGGCGCAGATGCTGCCGGTCATTGTAGACGAATTAAACGCTGCCGGCGTAGCTGACCGCGATATTACCGTTGTCATTGCGCAAGGGACGCACAGGGCGCATACACCTGAAGAGGATGTGATCGTTTGCGGCGAAGAAATGGTCCGCCGGCTGCGTATTGTGCAGCATGACTGTTTCCATAAAGAAAACCAGTCCTACGTCGGCAAGACGAGTTGCGGCAATGACGTGTACTTCGACCGCGCCGTCGTCGCTGCCGACAAGGTTATTTTGACCGGCGCCGTGTCTTTCCATCCTATGGCCGGTTTCGGCGGCGGCCGCAAAGCCTTGTTGCCGGGGGTGGCCGGCTATGATACGATCATGTATAACCATTCGCTGGCCTTGACGGAAACTGTCGGCGGCGGCTGCAATCCGGCCTGCGAGACGAGTCTGTTGACCTGCAATCCGCTTCATCAGGATATGTATGAAGCGGCAGCTCTTCTGGAACCGACATTTCTGGTCAATACCGTGTTCACTGCAGACGGCGACCTTTACGAAGTGGTTGGCGGTCATTGGCATGAAGCCTGGAAAAAAGGCTGCGACGATTTGTTGGCTATTTCCAGCGTGCCGATTACGCAGCAGGCGGATATCATCATCGGCTCCGCCGGCGGCTATCCGAAAGACATGAACCTCTATCAGAGCATGAAAGCGCATATGAATGCTGTTTTTGCGGCAAAACCGGGCGGAATTATGATCTTTACGCTCGACTGTCCCGATATTAAAGAACCGGCTATTTTTACCGATTGGTTTTTCCGCAGCGATATGGATGCTTTTGAGCGGGATTTGCGTGCCGACTTCACGATTCCCGCCTTTGTCGCTTTCAAGAGCCGCGGTATTATCAATTCGATGAAGCGTGTATACGTCGTCACGCGACCTGAAAACCATGACATTATCCGGCAGAGCGGGCAGATTCCGGCGCATTCATTGCAGGAAGCCTGGGAAGATGCCGTCAAAGAGATCGGCAAAACCGATTATACTGTGACGATTATGGGTCATGCCGCGGCTACTTTCCCGGTTTTGACCGAAACCTGAGCAGGCAATACGAAAAAAAGCAAGCTGATTCTTGACGGGCAGTTTGCTTTTTTTTCGATTTCTAAGAAATACATAAAAAAGTAAAAATAGACAAGACAAAACCGCAAACGTGTACTATAATAAATGACGATATTCCCGTTGCGAAGAAGGGAATTATCGTTGCAAGTCTTGTTGTCTTACTCGTAAGGAGATGGAGAGCGATGAAACAATATCAGCCCGTAACAGAAGAGGTTATTCAGGCTTTGCGCCGTATTGTCGGTGAAAAATATGTCAAAACGGACGCCGCCGTGTTGGATGTATACAAATCGGATGAGAGTTTGGCGCCGTCTTTCTGGCGGACGCCGGAAGTCGTCGTGTTGCCTGCCAATACGCAGGAAGTCGCCGCCGTCATGAAAGTAGCCAATGCCTTTGCTGTTCCCGTGACGCCGCGCAGTGCCGGTACGAGTGTCAGCTGCGGCGCCGTTCCGGCATACGGGGGAATCGTTCTTCTCATGGAGCGGATGAATCGGATTCTTGAAGTCAATGAAGAAGGGATGTACATGGTTGTCGAGGCCGGTGTACGGACGATTGACATCCAGAATTTGGCCCGCTCCAAGCAGCTCATGTACGCCGGCGATCCCTGCAGCTCCGACAGTTGTCTGATCGGCGGTAACTTGGCCACGAATGCCGGCGGCAATAAGGCGGTTCGTTACGGGACGACGCGGCATCAGGTGTATGCCATCGAAGTGGTGTTACCGAACGGTAAAATTGCCAATTTGGGAGCGCCGCTGAAGAAGTGTTCCACCGGTTTTTGTCTCGATCAGCTGATTATCGGCTCGGAAGGAACGCTGGGAATCATTACGAAAGCGACGCTGAAACTTGTGCCGCTCAGTCCGTATAAGTTGGATGTTCTCGCCGTGTTTACCGATCTTGCCAAGGCGACGGCGCTGGTGCCGCAGCTTGTCAAGGCGGGATTGAATCCTACATCCGTCGAATTTATGGACAATAATTTTGTCCGCAGTGCCAGCGATTACAGTGAATTGCGGCTGCCGCACTACGAAGACGGTTTTTACGATATCATTTCAATTGAAACCTTCAATGAGACGGAATTGGATGAAAAAATGGAAAAGCTGGCGGCTATTTGTGAACAATGCGGCGCTACCGATATCGTTGAAGCTGATGACCGCGTCTGGAAGGTTCGTCGGAATTGTCTGGAAAGTACGCGCGTATTTTCCAAAGTTGCGACTTCGGAAGACCTGGTTGTCCCTGTTACAAAGATTGCCGATTGCATACAACATTTGGTGGAAGAGAGCAAAAACTATGATTTCCGCGTTTTTTGTCTGGCCCATGCCGGAGACGGCAATCTGCATTTTCAGATTTTGCAATGCGATTTGAGCGATGACGAGTGGAAAAGGCAAGTTGAAGCTTTCCGTGCCGTTGCGTATCCGTATGTTTATCAATTGGGAGGACGCCTTTCGGGCGAGCACGGTATCGGTCTGAAACGGCTGGAATATATGGAACGGTATACGGATCCGGTAGAATTGGACGTGATGAGAACGATCAAAACGGCGCTGGATCCGCAGTGGATTTTGAATCCCGGCAAAGTTATGGGACCGCAATAGGGCATCAGAAAAGAGTGATTCTGTGCGAATCACTCTTCTTTTTTTGATTTTCAGGAAAGTATTGACCGCTCGTTGACTGAAAACCGGTCAAATGCGTCAACGTATGGCATGCGGCTAGTCTTTTATTCAAGTTTGATATCGGCTAATATGTACGTATCGAATCGAGATAGATGAACACCGTTTCCGATAATTGCGCTCGAGGCGTATCGTCTGTAGTATTTTACGAGACTTTGTGAAAAAAATCATTTTCTTTATCAGGCGAAATATTGTTCGGAGCGAAGTTTACTAATCTCAAAATAAAAAAAGGAGAGTAAGCATATGGAGATTATTGCAATTGTTCTTAGTTTGTTTTTATTGGTAACCTTTGCCTACCGCGGTTTTTCCGTCATCCTCTTTGCCCCGGTATTTGCACTGTTTGCTGCCGGTGTTTCCAATTTGCCGATTTTGCCCGGTTACACCGAATTGTTTATGGCTAAAGCCGTAACCTATATCAAATCGTTTTTCCCGGTCTTTCTGTTAGGCGCCGTATTTGGTAAGGTAATGGAAGAGACGGGGATGGCTCGCAGCATTGCCACCAAAACGATTCAGGTTATCGGTCGTGACAAAGCCGTATTTGCCGTTGTTTTTGCCTGTATGATTCTTTGCTACGGCGGCATTTCCATGTTCGTCTGTGCCTTTGCCGTTTATCCTTTCGCCGCGGCGTTGTTCAAGGAAGCGGATATTCCTAAACGGCTGATTCCGGCCTGCTTTATTGCCGGCGTCTTTACGGCAACGATGGACTGCTATCCCGGCTCGCCGCAGATTCAAAATATTATTCCGACGATTTACTTGGGAACGACGACGTTCTCGGCGCCTATTCTCGGTATTATCTGCGGTACGCTGCTTGTCGCTTCAAGCCTGGCGTATATTGAATGGCGCCGTAAGGCCGCTGAGAAGGCCGGCGAAGGGTATGGCGTGCATACGCTTAATGAAACGGTAATCGATCCGGAGACTTCTTTGCCTCCCTTCGCGTTATCCATTATTCCGCCGATCGTTGTTTTGGCCTTGAACTTCTATTTCTCCATGGTTTTTGCGTGGGATGAAAGCTTGTTGGCTCCTTTCCGGGCCATGAATCTGCCTTTGCTGGCCAAGAGCACGCACAACGTCGTTGCGATCTGGGCCCTCGTTATCGGTCTTTTGGTCGCCATTATTGTGGCCTGCGTTACGGGACGTAAGTTCATGTCCAAGAACACGAGCGTTAAAGCCGCTCTTAATGCCGGCGCGCTGGGTTCGCTGCTGGCGATTATGAATACGGCATCAGAAGTCGGTTACGGAAATGTCATTTCCTCTTTGCCGGGCTTCATTCATGTTGCTGATGCGCTTCTCGGTGTCGGCGCCAGTATGCCTCTTTTCAACGCCGCGTTGATGGTCAATATTCTTGCCGGTATTACCGGTTCCGCATCGGGCGGTTTGAGTATTGCTCTTGATCTGTTCGGCCAGCATTTTCTGGAAACGACGGCGGCACAGGGGATTCCGGCGGAAGTACTTCATCGTATCGTCGCCATGGCTTCCGGCGGTATGGACAGTTTGCCTCATAACGGCGCCGTCATTACGACGTTGGCCATTTGTGGCTTGACACATCGCGAGTCCTATAAGGATATGTTTGCAATTACGGTTTTAAAAGTAATCTTCGCATTTTTTGCAGTTTTCCTCTATATGGCAACCGGTATTGCCTGAGTAATATACAAAGAACCCGGAATCCGCTCGGATTCCGGGTTCTTTGTATTGTTAGAAAGAAAAACGAAAAAAAGAACGTGAAAAATATCTCATATATCGTTTAACGTTTTTTTCATAAAGATAACACCTTCCAGCGGATTATCATAATATGGAGACATTTCGCTGAACCCT contains the following coding sequences:
- the pstA gene encoding phosphate ABC transporter permease PstA, translating into MNLAHKKRVDKIMTLLLFGGAAFSVILLIAFVGFVIGQGFGGMKLSMLSFSGSGLGNMFFNTIYLVFLALIGSAITGIPAGIFLAEYAGHGKITEWVRMAVETLASLPSIVVGLFGYLAFIVLTGSQWNLFAGAMAVSILTLPLVTSVTEDALRNLPDSYRQGSLGLGASHWQTIWRVLLPACFPRIMTGLIMAAGRGFGEAAALMFTAGMSTDINWNNWDIMSRTCPLNPFRPGETLALHIWSLRTEALHPDAVQLAGASSAILMILVVSFSLAARYLSWRIDRKLGGNK
- the pstB gene encoding phosphate ABC transporter ATP-binding protein PstB — encoded protein: MAAEKSQEYTFDVSGLDLFYDKTQALKNVNMKIKQHEITALIGPSGCGKSTFLKTLNRMNDLIECCHVTGKILFEGKDIFSEMDALALRYRVGMVFQQPTPFPKSVFENVAYGPRVQGITNKKELAQIVEESLKQAVIWDEMKDRLHESALGLSGGQQQRLCIARTLAARPSVILMDEPTSALDPISTQKIEDLALELKQKYTIVIVTHSMQQAKRISDKTGFFLLGELVEFSNTVDMFTQPSNEKTEAYITGRFG
- the phoU gene encoding phosphate signaling complex protein PhoU, with amino-acid sequence MLEVYELKIKELEEKINQLSAAIETAVDKTWEGIESMDEKIADEVYRGDDLIDSLVRDCMKEDMTISLMQSPVAADWRKLMATFKILSDLERIADHCADISHYVLHLKRFPPVPQPPSQLKEMYDVMRAMVRESIAMYKGEGQERAELMKDRDDMVDTAFSNSVEEISRYLTETPDYAHQYVDYLSIIKYIERMADHANNIAEWVIYRERNEILA
- a CDS encoding YitT family protein; this translates as MSNSEPFSWKAAAIPYVATTVGSLLSAISINAFFLPHHLLSSGISGVAIMLYYALGFPIGISNLLINVPIMIGCYKYMGRSYTLLSIIGTFIYSAMIDAMSFTSQTQLIQEPIIAAIAGGILNGIAMGIIYKYNGNTGGLDVLGAIIKKFYSLEMGNAVMALNTVILLFAAYMFSLELAVLTFSATFISTYITNKVVVGLQQRKSVLIISNQSETIAKILMRYIGHGATYLAGKGAYTMQEKEIIYAVIKLTEVSKVKELVNKIDPQAFIIISDASEVVGKGFTAPPVKYHESPGESLSLPRTKKSMPPEY
- the ispE gene encoding 4-(cytidine 5'-diphospho)-2-C-methyl-D-erythritol kinase, which encodes MIEETGCGKINLALAITGRRPDGYHEIDTVFQSIALHDTIRLTEAERFTLTCSDKMLPCNEENLAYRAYQALLPYRSGDRGVHIHIEKRLPVAAGLAGGSADCAAVLRGLNRLWELGLSSDALARIGAGLGADVPFCVYGGTMHGRGIGERLEALPPLPPWQVLLVHPRLEVHTNQAYALYDKRDDIREISVEAVVAAVRQRNFRNLLAAINNTFEDLVVPQHAVLIELKRILKAAGFAALLSGSGPTFFALLSPEHQHENMQERFGTLCGDADIFLTTLAKGDGTSYEE
- a CDS encoding GntR family transcriptional regulator → MKSNVRHRTLEPIKLDAYKPLREVVSQALRQAIKDGVLLPGERLMEIQLAEELGVSRTPIREAIRILEQEGFIVMVPRRGTYVADISLKDIAQVFEIRSALEELAAGLAAERITPDELEQLERILVEINEFIAHDEFDKIVDADIRFHEILYQASRNDRLVDILHNLREQMLRFRSISMHYPGRLAATWEEHRRLVEFIADKNSSMARKVAKKHMENSEKTLLKGISKDEASARIVHELFPH
- the larA gene encoding nickel-dependent lactate racemase codes for the protein MKTYALPCGKETETVSLDETHVLYDLHGRKTAAVTDETAAIRQALRAPVGSAPLRELVRPGETVAIVVSDITRLVHTAQMLPVIVDELNAAGVADRDITVVIAQGTHRAHTPEEDVIVCGEEMVRRLRIVQHDCFHKENQSYVGKTSCGNDVYFDRAVVAADKVILTGAVSFHPMAGFGGGRKALLPGVAGYDTIMYNHSLALTETVGGGCNPACETSLLTCNPLHQDMYEAAALLEPTFLVNTVFTADGDLYEVVGGHWHEAWKKGCDDLLAISSVPITQQADIIIGSAGGYPKDMNLYQSMKAHMNAVFAAKPGGIMIFTLDCPDIKEPAIFTDWFFRSDMDAFERDLRADFTIPAFVAFKSRGIINSMKRVYVVTRPENHDIIRQSGQIPAHSLQEAWEDAVKEIGKTDYTVTIMGHAAATFPVLTET
- a CDS encoding FAD-binding oxidoreductase produces the protein MKQYQPVTEEVIQALRRIVGEKYVKTDAAVLDVYKSDESLAPSFWRTPEVVVLPANTQEVAAVMKVANAFAVPVTPRSAGTSVSCGAVPAYGGIVLLMERMNRILEVNEEGMYMVVEAGVRTIDIQNLARSKQLMYAGDPCSSDSCLIGGNLATNAGGNKAVRYGTTRHQVYAIEVVLPNGKIANLGAPLKKCSTGFCLDQLIIGSEGTLGIITKATLKLVPLSPYKLDVLAVFTDLAKATALVPQLVKAGLNPTSVEFMDNNFVRSASDYSELRLPHYEDGFYDIISIETFNETELDEKMEKLAAICEQCGATDIVEADDRVWKVRRNCLESTRVFSKVATSEDLVVPVTKIADCIQHLVEESKNYDFRVFCLAHAGDGNLHFQILQCDLSDDEWKRQVEAFRAVAYPYVYQLGGRLSGEHGIGLKRLEYMERYTDPVELDVMRTIKTALDPQWILNPGKVMGPQ
- a CDS encoding GntP family permease, with amino-acid sequence MEIIAIVLSLFLLVTFAYRGFSVILFAPVFALFAAGVSNLPILPGYTELFMAKAVTYIKSFFPVFLLGAVFGKVMEETGMARSIATKTIQVIGRDKAVFAVVFACMILCYGGISMFVCAFAVYPFAAALFKEADIPKRLIPACFIAGVFTATMDCYPGSPQIQNIIPTIYLGTTTFSAPILGIICGTLLVASSLAYIEWRRKAAEKAGEGYGVHTLNETVIDPETSLPPFALSIIPPIVVLALNFYFSMVFAWDESLLAPFRAMNLPLLAKSTHNVVAIWALVIGLLVAIIVACVTGRKFMSKNTSVKAALNAGALGSLLAIMNTASEVGYGNVISSLPGFIHVADALLGVGASMPLFNAALMVNILAGITGSASGGLSIALDLFGQHFLETTAAQGIPAEVLHRIVAMASGGMDSLPHNGAVITTLAICGLTHRESYKDMFAITVLKVIFAFFAVFLYMATGIA